One Glycine max cultivar Williams 82 chromosome 6, Glycine_max_v4.0, whole genome shotgun sequence DNA segment encodes these proteins:
- the LOC100778881 gene encoding heme-binding protein 2, with product MAPSSTLQFPILLGLLLISFLGVEGVLPPSCNRYECPNYNVKYVGKNFEIRRYNSPVWISNLAVQDPSLVGATRSGFKRLFSYIYGNNNYKKEMNMTTPVISEVSINGGNSSIVVSFYVPKVNQADPPLANGLYVQRWKTIDVAVRQFGGFVKDSNIGLQVSALNDSLTGTTWSAIVKNKYIVAQYNSPFELYNRVNEIWFFYE from the exons ATGGCTCCTAGTTCCACATTGCAATTCCCAATTCTCTTGGGTCTTCTCTTAATTTCATTTCTGGGTGTTGAAGGGGTACTTCCCCCATCATGCAATCGCTATGAGTGCCCCAACTATAATGTCAAATATGTAGGCAAAAACTTTGAAATCCGTCGTTATAATTCACCTGTGTGGATTTCAAATCTGGCTGTTCAAGACCCTTCTTTGGTTGGAGCTACAAGATCTGGCTTCAAAAG actatttagttatatttatgGTAACAACAACTATAAGAAGGAAATGAACATGACAACGCCTGTGATCAGTGAAGTATCAATTAATGGTGGAAATTCCTCAATTGTTGTGAGCTTCTATGTGCCGAAAGTGAACCAAGCAGACCCACCTTTGGCAAATGGTCTCTATGTTCAGAGATGGAAAACTATAGATGTAGCAGTAAGACAATTTGGTGGATTTGTCAAAGATTCTAATATTGGGTTGCAAGTGTCGGCCTTGAACGATAGTCTTACCGGCACTACATGGTCCGCTATTGTTAAGAATAAGTACATTGTGGCACAGTACAATTCCCCTTTTGAATTGTACAATAGAGTGAATGAGATAtggtttttttatgaatga